In the Myxococcus fulvus genome, one interval contains:
- a CDS encoding carbon starvation CstA family protein — protein sequence MSLPLIAGVFLVVLALGYRFYGGFIARQFRLDSGAVTPAHAKSDGVDFVPTKPFYLLGQHFSAIAAAGPIAGPILAAQQFGWLPALLWIAVGSVFIGAMHDFATLVASIRHGAVSIAEVVRSHLGPTAGLAMLAFIWVALIYVIVAFTDATAATFVSGDAELEGLTFRFNPGGAVAFASIAYLLLAVVMGLVDRWLKPPLWLQTLIFVPATLGVVYLGTRMSTLLVLDARGWSALILAYCFVASLTPVWVLLQPRGYLGGFVLYAALAVGVVGIFYGGLSGELSIQQPAFSGFNVPGPGGALFPFLFVTIACGACSGFHGLVCSGTTSKQIDKEPHCKPVGYGAMLLEGFVAVIALATVMIATKAELTGKAPGAVYGAGLGRFIVTVLGKEYLVIATTFGAMAFSTFVFDTLDVSTRLGRYILQELSGKKGKGAAMVATAVTCGVPLAFVLLAGSGAWRSFWTLFGTSNQLLASLSLLGVCVWLKSTGRPYVYALVPMMFVGAVTLTSLVLLVREALSPSSSAASRVNGVVAVVLLALALSLFAAGARALRSRRHPPAAAPAV from the coding sequence ATGAGCCTCCCCCTGATTGCCGGAGTGTTCCTGGTGGTGCTGGCGCTGGGCTATCGCTTCTACGGAGGCTTCATCGCCCGGCAGTTCCGCCTGGACTCTGGAGCGGTGACACCCGCGCACGCGAAGAGCGACGGCGTGGACTTCGTCCCGACGAAGCCGTTCTACCTGCTGGGGCAGCACTTCAGCGCGATTGCCGCGGCGGGCCCCATCGCGGGGCCCATCCTGGCGGCGCAGCAGTTCGGTTGGCTGCCGGCGCTCCTGTGGATTGCCGTGGGCTCGGTGTTCATCGGGGCGATGCATGACTTCGCCACGCTGGTGGCGAGCATCCGCCACGGCGCGGTCTCCATCGCGGAGGTGGTGCGCAGCCACCTGGGGCCCACGGCGGGGCTGGCGATGCTGGCCTTCATCTGGGTGGCGCTCATCTACGTCATCGTCGCCTTCACGGACGCGACGGCGGCCACGTTCGTCAGCGGCGACGCGGAGCTGGAGGGGCTCACCTTCCGCTTCAACCCGGGCGGCGCGGTGGCGTTCGCGTCCATCGCGTATCTGCTCCTGGCGGTGGTGATGGGGCTGGTGGACCGCTGGCTCAAGCCGCCCCTGTGGCTGCAGACGCTCATCTTCGTGCCGGCGACGCTCGGCGTGGTGTACCTGGGCACGCGCATGTCCACGCTGCTGGTGCTGGATGCGCGAGGCTGGTCCGCGCTCATCCTGGCGTACTGCTTCGTCGCGTCGCTCACGCCCGTCTGGGTGCTGCTGCAGCCGCGCGGCTACCTGGGCGGCTTCGTGCTGTACGCGGCGCTGGCGGTGGGCGTGGTGGGCATCTTCTACGGCGGACTGAGCGGGGAGCTGTCCATCCAGCAGCCGGCCTTCTCGGGCTTCAACGTCCCGGGGCCCGGCGGCGCGCTGTTCCCGTTCCTCTTCGTCACCATCGCGTGTGGGGCGTGCTCGGGGTTCCACGGGCTGGTGTGCTCGGGCACCACGTCGAAGCAGATCGACAAGGAGCCGCACTGCAAGCCGGTGGGCTACGGGGCGATGTTGCTGGAGGGCTTCGTGGCGGTCATCGCGCTGGCGACGGTGATGATTGCGACGAAGGCGGAGCTGACGGGCAAGGCGCCGGGCGCGGTGTATGGCGCGGGGCTGGGGCGCTTCATCGTCACGGTGCTGGGCAAGGAGTACCTGGTCATCGCGACGACCTTCGGCGCCATGGCCTTCTCCACCTTCGTGTTCGACACGCTGGACGTGTCCACGCGGCTGGGGCGCTACATCCTCCAGGAGCTGTCCGGGAAGAAGGGCAAGGGCGCGGCGATGGTGGCCACGGCGGTGACGTGCGGCGTGCCGCTGGCCTTCGTGCTGCTGGCGGGCTCGGGGGCGTGGCGCTCGTTCTGGACGCTGTTCGGCACGTCGAACCAGCTGCTCGCGTCGCTGTCGCTGCTCGGGGTCTGCGTGTGGCTCAAGAGCACGGGCCGGCCCTATGTGTACGCGCTGGTGCCCATGATGTTCGTGGGGGCCGTCACGCTCACCAGCCTGGTGCTCCTGGTGCGCGAGGCGCTGTCGCCGTCCAGCTCGGCGGCGTCGCGGGTGAACGGGGTGGTGGCGGTGGTGTTGCTCGCGTTGGCGCTCTCCCTCTTCGCCGCTGGGGCGCGCGCGCTGCGCTCCCGGCGCCATCCTCCCGCCGCGGCGCCGGCCGTCTGA